caaaatatacagaaaaagaaCTGCctacttagaaagaaaaaaaagacagacagacaaataaatagCTTAGTGTTTCTCCATGGGTTCCTAATCTCCTACGAACGTCAGCATACACAGACAGCTTTGCTCCCTAGCGTTCTTCCACATGGAACCACATCAAAACCAAGTTATCAAAAAGCAATGATTTTAGGCAAATGGGTCAATTTCATTATTATTTGAATTAGTTTTTAAATAAgttatatatgaatgaaaacaattgtTTTTCATAAACAAGTTATGAAAGAGTTGGAACAGGTAGGCCTGGGTTACAATACGCCTTGCTCTTGCCCTCTCTGCCCCTTGACCTAGCCAATTCTTTAAGCCCTGAATCACTGTACCCTTCAGTGCCATGGAAAGGGGACAGGGTTCTGGAACTTGCTAAATCAGTTCTGAAAGAACTGAAGCAACGCCCGGTTAGTGGAGGAAGGCAGCGTCCGGCAGCATCGGGCAGGcccgccctgccctgccctgggcTGGGGTGACCATGAGTCGTCCGGCAGCATCGGGCAGGcccgccctgccctgccctgggcTGGGGTGACCACGAGTCTTCCTTCACTGACCTTTCTCCAGGCAGATTCCTTGGGTAGCTATTCTGACGAACAAGGAGGGGCCAGGTACTTCCTGCTGGGTACCAGATGcaattatgaaagaaaacaaacctttTACCCCTGAAGTGGCTTCAGACACGTTCTTACCATAATCACAGCCAAACAAGTTCTGCTAGCTCGCCACAGTCCAAGTGATACTAACCACTAACCAAAGGCTCACTTGACTTAGAGTATCAGAATAAAGAGGGAGATGAGGTAAACTAATGACACAATACACTGTTCAAGAACCTATGGTCTAAATTTGATTCTGtgagatggctttgaactcaatgGGCTTGGGTCCCTCCACCCCTTTACTCTTAGGAGGAAACTAGAATGGAGTGGGGGGGGAGTCCCAAAGCCTAAGAACTTATATCCAATGCTATACTGACCAGCATGAAATCAAATAGAACATTATCTTTTGGAAGAAAATTCTAGATCTAACACTGATGCTATTGTCTTTCAGAGACGATGTCTACATAAACATTGATAGGTCAGACATTCCAAATTTTCTCAACCAGACAGAACTGGTTATTTTAAAGATGTCTGCTGAGAAGAGAGAAACAATAGGTTTTAAGGAGTCAGAAAAGCTAACGAAGCCCAGAAAAGGGGTCTGCTACGTCAGCATCACCTGAGGCAGCCTGTCACCTGCTCTAGTCCTTTCAGGAGCACGAAAGACCTCACTCTTCTGAAGAGGGGGAGGTTAAGGACACGCTTCCAGGTCAGCAGGGGTTATGAACATATCAAACGCTATCTATGCCAACCCACTGCTGCCGCTGGAgcctcccccaccacccccaggCCTCGGTCATGCAAATTTCATGTGTCCACCAAACTAGACTCTGTGCCTAGCTAGCCCTACTATGGGGCTGGTGCTGACAAAAGCAGACAGCAAGAGGCACCTCAGAGTCTGCAACTTTATGAGGAACTAAAAGGTACCCGGAAACCTCACACACTagaagcagcttttttttttttcagctcatgAGGATCAGTCAACAATTCTCTACATAGAAAGTGTATgcgccccacccccccaacccctgctgttACCTGTTTAATGTCACTATTGCTATGTAGAGGACATCTTCAGAAAAAGACAGTTCGGCAGGAGCACACTAAGCATGGGACTTTTGTGTGCTCTGAACACAGATGCTGTCATCACTGGCACCACCTCCATCACTACAAGGATGGACACAAGTCTCCACGCTCCTCCGACTGACCCACAGAGACTCTGACATGGGCGGGGACGAATCCTCAGGCCACCTCTTAGATAGGCAAGAGATCTCCTCCAAACAGTACATGCAAATCCACAAGGTCACAAACAAGGCTAGCCAAGACTCATTCACAGCAAGAATTCACATACATGCAGGGACAAGAGAGTTAGGCCTTCATTTCTTCTAAGACTGACTGAACCAATAGAAAAACTTCAAAGATAAAGGaaacttgaaagaaaaagaaatgttttcaacTGAATCATGAAATTCTCTCCAGAAGCATCCAGCCAGGGTGGAGGACAAGGCATACCAGGTCTGCCCGTAAGTCTTCCTGCCAAGAGTCCTAGAAGGGCCCTAGGGTCCCTCTCAGTGAGAAGTTCTCAGAGAGTGCTCAGAGGGTAGTCCATCCTTGCTGGCTCTGCTATGCCCAGGCTCTGCCCACACTGCTGTTTTAGCATATTGCTAAGAAGGATGTAGGCAGCTTACTGCATTCTTGCTTTGTCTGTAGACAAAAGCAATCTGCATTACATGGCTATCTCCTTAAGCAGAACTTCTCTGAAAAGAATTCACTACCTCACTGTGTTTGCCCTTTCTAGGAGCCAATACATATCTTTAGGTTTTCTTGACTGCAgtcttaccctctgagcctttGGCAGGGAAGGTAGAGAAGACTGGTACCTGGCATTCAGTCGAGATCAACAGGGCCAAAATACACTTTCTCCGAAGACAAGTTAATATCCATCAAGACTACCAAGTGCCAGAGGGTGTCAACCCCATGTCTCCACGAACACACCACATGTCCCCAACAACTGCATGTCTTGCCATGTTTTCTCCACCCAAGAAAGTGAAGCCATCTCCTCAGGAAATGGAGACGGTGAAGGCTCACGTACAATGCTCCAAACCTAAGCAAGCGGCACTGGTCCACAGGGGGCttaataaacacaaaaatatgcCTTTTTCAATTCACAGGGTTGCTGTACAAACCTCAAATCTATTACCTTCTGTTTGCACAGAGGCACAACAGGAAAGATACAGGTGTCTCTGCTTTCACTTATAGACAGCCATATTGTCTTCATGGCTTGTGCTCACCACACTGGCTGTAAAGGTGAGGGGCCTGTTCATCACGCTATGAGAGCATGTACAAGCCACTTCTGGCTCTACGGGAGCTAGTTAAATAGTACAAGGAAATACATATACAAAAGCCACGGGAAAGCTTCATAGCACAAAGGATATTAAATAGTAACCAAGATATAAATATTACAATGATTCTGTCACTAAGATGCAAATTGCTCTCAAGTCTCTTAGGCCCTAAGACACCACCACATTATCATTTATTGGTATTCATGGTCTCAATGGGTCTCAGGATCATTTCTTTCAGCCGACAACACTTCCTCAGAAGGCCTCCTTTCATCACAGGATAAAACGGGTTTATTGAAGGGACTTGGGAAAGCGAGCAGAAACCCCATCTGAATGCTTCTTTCTTCCGCCTCACTTCAAAGGTGGCTTTTTCCTGAGGCCCAGTGACATGCTAAAGCTCAGGGTGGTCATTCCAAGTGGGGCTCGGATACAGATGGAGTCTTTGCAACCCCATTTAAAGGGAATTCTCTGAGGCAGAAAGCCTGATTTTGATTATATAGGTATACCAACCAAGGCAAAATGACCAGGTAAAACTAGCATAAAATCAAGATGTCCCCCACTCCCCACACACAACGGGCTCAGGTTGGAAAAGCACAATGTGCACAATGTGCCGACTCACTCAACTCGGCCAGCAACAGAAAGCTCTCCCTCCATGAGGGGCTGGGCAGGGGACAGACCCAGGCTGCCCTCTggaggagaagagaggcagagagggaggtaCACTGGACTAGCTGGGTCATCCTCTGAACATGGGAACATGCCAACCTGGAACTGCAGCAGAACTGGATTATACTGGATATTGGTTTTAGGGAGCCAGCCCCTAGTACTCCCCCACCCTGTCCCCAATCAGACACAGGCTGACCCTATTTCCTGTGGACTCCCGCGCCCTGCTGTGGGGTTTGACAATAGCCACTCTTGGCCATCCAGCCTTCCAACACTGCTCTTCCCTGACCGATGCAGAGCCGCGGTGCACGGGGAGCACCTCCTCAGCTCTCCTCGGCAGCCCTGCCACCCACTTCTGGGTTATGAACTACAAAGGACACTGCTCAGGTTGTGAACGGTCCTTAGGACATAGTGGGGGCACTGTACCACCACACTATCCTCCTGCCAGCCACATCTTCTCCTTGGTGAGGCGACCCACAAAATCTTAGAGCTACAAGATCTGTAAACATCAACAGTTCAGAGGGAGAACCTGACATGTTAAAACaactttccaaaaacaaaaatataattagtctctaacaacaaaattacaGCATCATAGGGGCCTGTTTAATTCATTCACCACAAAAATAATCTTCAGTTTACCAAGAACCAATCCAAAAGCCATACGTAACTAGGATTCATAACGCGTTCCAGGACTTTTGATCATAGAGAAGACACTCGGGTGCCCAGAATGGCAGCAGTGCCCCGTGGAACATCCGTGGGAGGACGTGTCCTGGTGCAGATTCAAGTATTCTCAAATCCTAGATAAACTGACTCAGAATCACTTTAGAGCTTGTCTCGGATGTTCAGAAAATGAGACGTGTCCATACAATCGAAGTGTGGGTTTGAGCGTGCCACTCTGTACCATGAGGCCAGCAAGAGGACAAAGTGCCCAGGCTAAGGGGAGGGAGGGCTGCTTCCTCTGCCGCTTTCACCTGAGAAGGTAAAAGTGCTGGAATTGCAACTCAGCCTCAGGGTGTGCATGTTAGGTGGGCAGGGCCCCACACACGTGACACTCCCCCATCCCGGAAGTTGAGTATGGACCACAGGAAGGTGATTCACGTGAGAAAGAATCAAGTGATTTCTCAGCAGGGCAGGAGACAAATGATCACTGTTCTGGGAGTCAGTCTCACAGAGCTGTCCCCATAGGACACTAGCTTTTCCTATCCCTGTACCATACAAGCCTGGCAAGGAAGTTACAGGGACACACCCTTTCGTCAGCCCTTAGAGGCCCACTCAGAGCATGCCGCCTGCCTCGATGCTCTGAATAGAGCACAAGGAGGGTGGGTCTAACGGACTCAGCACACACCCCAGCTCGCTAGAAGGCTGTCCACGTACCTCACTGGCTGTCCCATCCCGGTGCTCCTGTCTTGTGACATATACTTCCCTTCTCAATGCCATTTATTAAGGTTTTGACTCATCACAAATACACATGACAGGGTGGCTCAGAGTCAGGTGACACCGTGAGTTCTGAGACGGACAGTTAAGACCTAGAGCAGTCATTAAAGTCGGCTGCTCCCACGGGCACCCAAGGTCAGAGGACCTGGGCCTCTTTGGATCTGTGACCATCACAGATCTGTCAGTCACTGGGCCACTCTAGGCAACCTTTCCCAAAGTGAATTTTTACCAAACAGGACAAAATTCAGCTGGTTCACACAAAAATCTGACGTgctaagagaaagaaaacttgaTTAGAAGGACGGGCACGAGGGCAGCGGGAGAACTCCAGACGTTCTCATGTGTCCAGGCGCTGGATCTCAGGGCGGCTGTCCACATCTCTCGACTCGGTGCGAGCTCGGATGTAGTCATTAGTGCTCTGCTGGCGGACGCTGACTCTCCATTTCTGCATGGCCAGGAATGTGCTCACTGCATAGGCTGCTGTTGCCAAGAAgccaaatatctaaaatatacagcCACAGTTTACCTTTGTGCATGTGCCCTGAAgctgactgccccccccccccacacacacaaagatttacttgtttatgtatgagtgttctacctgcatgtacacctatgccagagagggcatcagatcatattagagatggttgtgacccaccacgtggctgctggggactgaactcaggacctctggaagaacagaccgtgctcttaaccactgaatcatgtCTCCAGCCCCCCTGAAGCTGAGTGTTGTCGCAGGGACCCAGCCTATGTGCAGCCCATTCCAGCAATACCAGATCCCCGGCCCTGATCAATGTGCAGCTGTTGTCTGGCAAGAGCTAGTCTAGTTTCTGACCCACACAAACTCCAGCCTAGCATGAAAACCACTGCAGAGGGTTTTTCTGAAATCATAtatatctatttcttttcttctttccttcctcctttccttccttccttttgttgttgttgctgctgctgtttttcaagatagggtttctctgtgtatccctactgttttggaactcactctgtagaccaggctggtctgaaactccaAGACCAACCTGcctttctgggtgctgggattaaaggtgtgagccaccactagGTCTGGCTCGTTTGTTTAATCTCCCGCTCTCCCTTTCTATGGGGGCAGCAGATGCCATGCATGTGCAGGTGGGAGGTGGGATTGAAGTcaccagacttggcagcaagtaccttttaTCTGCTCAACCCATGTCAGTGGTTCTTAAAACCACTTATCCTTCCCTGCCCTTCTCAAAAGCATGCAGAGTGAGCTCTCTCTATTATCTGACCACCACCCCTCATCTCTTGGTCCCCCAAGGCCAGGACAGCAAACACTAAAGGAGGGGGAATGGGACATGTGTCAGGGGACAGAGGAGAGCAAGGCTCAGAAGGTGAGAACAGCCTGATTTAAACCAAGTCTGTCTGCTTACCACGGCAGCAATTTCCGCTCCGGTTTTATGGTTTAGAGCAGCCAACACGATTGAGgcgataaagaaaaagaaagtgctgAGTCCAGTGTTGACCAAATCCTAAAGAAAGAGGACAAAGTAGAGTCACTTGCAAAACAATGGAAGAACTTCCAACTAAGGCCCTGGAAGACCATTTCTCTGGTGCCTCAGACACAAGTCTCTGTGCCACAGGGCTATTCATACAGAGCAGAACAGTTTACAACACACCTTTACCTGTGGCATTTCTAAGCCTTGACTTGAAGAGCAACCCAAACTGGCAAACACTGCTTACCGTTCAGAGTCTGGGTTATTTGTCTGCAGTGCTGGTCATTGCACCCAGGTCCTTAACATAGGGAAGACAACACGTTATCACTAAGCCACCCACAGCTGGTGGCATCTTTTGCTttagcttttgagacaaggtcttgatgTGTATccttgactggcctggagcttgctatgtagaccaggctggtcttgaactcagagatcgacctgcctctgccttccaagagctgaGATAAAATGTGTGCACCAGCACACCTGGCTTAGGATCACCTTTAAAACGGTTCTCATATCATTTGGATTAGGCCAAGCTTCCCAAGAGTCCACAGGTACTGAAACTGGGACAACTGCCCATCATTTCTTCCCCTGTGTGACATCTAAACATGGTGTTCAGACACTGAGAACACAGTGTCTTAACAGACACTCAAGCTGCCATGTCACTAGAACTGACCAGTTCTGAGCATCCCAGGCCAACTGATGAGAGGGTCCCAATGGGGCTAAGAACAAAAAGCACAGAGAGGTCCCTTCTGTCAAACCAGCAGCCCTCAGTGGCTCTGCACATGACAGTATCCTTGGGCTACTGCTATTTTCATGCGTATGCTTAATCTTTTCACAAtcaatattttattgtttgttgagACAAACTCTGTTATGTTACCCAAGTAAATCTAGAATTCCTTCTAAAGACCTgagggccttgaacttgtaatgatccccctgtctctgcccccaaagtgctggaattacaagagtGACCCACTACACTTGCcagaaacaatatttttataaatggctctttataatatttataaatagcctagtctgaaaaaatatataaatgtattaattCTGTTTTTCTCCATATTCTGCAATAACAACATAGCCAGTCCTGCAGATGAGTGTAATAGCAATGGCATCCTTGGAAGGACCAACACAAGCTCATTGTGTTTTGCCATTAAGCTAGGATTCACTTTACTTGTGTAATTTTACTCAACCCAATAAGGAAACTTAAGTTGAGTTCTGAGTTATGAGGGGATATTTAAGCACCAAAATGAACACGATATGAGACCCCAACGTCCCCAGAGAGCCAAGCAGCAGTCAGTCCTCACAAGCAACCGCTGGCGCACACTCACTGTTAGATTCCAGTTGATCTGGGGGATCCTCATATGAAGGTTGAGGCTGAAGAGAATCAGCAGGACCCCAGTCACCACAAATGCACTGCAGCTTACGAACTCAAAGAAGTAGAGGCCTTCGCACGGGGAGCACTCCATGATAGTCTCGATGCAGATAAATGCAATCAAGGCCAGAATCTGGGAAGGAAATTGGAAATACACACGTGTATACATTTGGTAAGCACTGATGGACAGACATGCCTGCTGTGTTAAATACAACTGAGCAGTACAGAGCGGCCAGGCTCTCCTCTGCAGAGAGCAGGTGACCTGCTTCAACTGGTAAGCCGAACAATGAGAGGAAGAGGAGTGAAGGTCAGTTTCCTGAGGAGGACAGTGAGGGCCACTCCCCACCACACTGCAACCAGCGAGGTGTGCTGTGGCCCtctcaaagaaggaaggaatcatCTCTGCAATGTGTTAGCTACCTCTTTAGAAGCTGCCTGGCCTCTCTTTAGCTGTCACAGGCTACAGACAAAGAAAGCCCACCTTCATCAGCTTGCACACTTTTGGAAAGTGGGTCACTGGGTTTCATCAATTGCTGGGCTGTTAGTTTACTTGAGAAAATATCAACCTTTTAAATCTTCCAATAGAATCAATTTCTTCTGAAAAGCCAAAGTAACATTCTATCGCAAAAATTCAGAGATCATTAAACTGAAGAGATCCCAGCAGACATGACCAGATGAATATCCAGAGTCCAAGAGAAGAAGGGGGTCCCAGGTTGTGCTAATGGTGCTCTTAATATCTAATGACTAAGCTGCCGTAGGCTCCAAGCCTCTGCTCACATAGTTACCCATGTCAGTCCTTTATCAGCTCTGGTCCCACTCCACTGAGGCATGGGTCAGTGAAGCAGAGGCAAGCTGCTCCAAGGCCCTCCAGAGGCAGCAGTACAGCGTTCATTCATTCCTTTGGTTAAAATGGGATGGTTCACACCGTGAACCTGAGGCTCCACCTCAGGCTCTGGCCTTCTCCCCTGAAGGCTCCTTCCTTCACACCCTTCCAAGCTTCCTCCCCAAGCTCTCCCTGTGCATTTCCCTACCAGGcctgattttattcttctccacAGGCGGTTGGCCTATACAGTAGGTCAGGCCACCCCCCTACTATGCCACCAAGCACTATAATATGCACAGAGCAAATGGGATTTGGCACGCCACAACAGCCTTGCCATCCTGAATTTGTCAGACTCCCCCTATAATAAGAGTTGGCTCTGCCTTTCCTGCCTCAAGCCACCCTTCCCTAACCTGCACTGTCAGCTTCCTTTTCTATTTCAAGGCAACACACAGGATATAGACTTCTTAGTTAAGGAATACAAAATTTCATTTAAGAATTAGTTCAAGAGATCTACTGTGCAGCAGATGGCTGTGGTGGTTATAACAATGTATCCAGTTTGAAAATGGCTAAGAGGTAGAGAAAAACTTGAGCCAGTCCACAACCACACACCTTTCAGAACCCCAGCATCTCACACAACAGATACAAGTTTTCTTAGTCCAATAGACAAAGAAGAAGGCTCTCTCAGCACACACTCCTTCTAGTTCTCCGCAGCAGACCTTACTTCTCTGACTAAATTGCATGCCTAACGTTCATCAACTCAGTTCACATAAGGCAAGCTCCAAAATgattttgtcttttttccacccTTGTGATTGGATTTTATTAATAATCTTGGGCAAGAAATAACTCAGTATGCTGATGGCTTACCAATGTTTCTGGAACCCTAACTTTGACCACATTTGCATGGAAAGGTAATGCCCACATTCTTAAAATGCTTCGAGGATGTGCAAATGTGATAGGCCACTCATTACAGCAATGAATACAACAGACAAGAACCCCTGCTTGTGATCTAATAAATGTTCAGAAGTTTACATGGGAAGCTAAATTGGGGATAAGAACAGAGGAGAAAGAGTGAAGCCAGCAGGCAGCTTGCAGAAGCTGTAGACTTGTGTGGCCCTGGGAGGCCTGGCTGCCAAAGGAGTGGAGGGAGCAAGAGGAGGCCCAGAAGGGGACGCTGTCAGGAGCAAACTCTCTGGGGCTGCAGCATGGAGAGCACCAGGGAGCCGCCCAGGAAGGCAGGCTAGATGCACAGAGCCAAGGTGTGGGACTGCAGTAGGCCTGTGGCTCTTTCTTTCAGTACCAGGGAAGCACTACTTAAGCACGGCTTGATTTGTCTCCTGCAGGGAGAAGACAGAAGGGGAGGACCAGGGCAGAGACTGGAGAGCAGGTGGAGGGAGAGCCTCTGCGGTAACCTGGTGGCACAGACCGAGGTGGTGAACAGGGGACATATGTTCAGGGAAAACCCCATGGGAGTTGCTGACAGGCTGTGCAAAACAACAAGGCCAATGGCCAACGTAATTCTACGGTTTGCCTGGGTGGCTGAAAGGAGGCCACTGGCAGAAACGGACAGGGAAGGGTCAACTCTCTAGCTTAGGACATGGTAATGCGGAAACAAGCCCAGGCTGGAAGGAAAGCTGAGGTGGAGACTAGCATCCAGGGTGAGTATAGTCAAAGGTCAACGGGAGTGTGGAATCCGGCCTCCGAGCTGGTCACAATCGTGCACACATCCCCCAAACTCTTACTCTCGTTCCTGTGGCGCAAAACACAGGGCCCAGCGGTACTTGGTTTCATAGCCCAAATCAGAAGAGTCACTGTGGAGGCTGCCTTGTTCTTTCTCCCTCTGGGGACAGTGAGCTGCAGGAGGAGGGTACTGCCATGGAGAGACCCAAAGCCTAAAGCTCCCTGCTGCCAGCCAGGTGAAAAGCCACCCTGGGAGCCAACATCCTGTCTGAGAACACAGAAGGGAACCACAGCTAACCTAGAATCCTTGCTCCTCAGAAGAAGCTGGGGAAACAGGACTCTTCTGGAGCAACTGGTTATTCAGAAATAGACCACACACCAAGGGGAGCCTCGTTCATAACAGAGCTACCATTAGCAAGCAGGGCCTGCTACTCACTACTTACCAAGAATCAAGGACGATGTGGGCATTTTCACTGGTTACCATTCACCCAAAGACTTCATAGGCATTATTAGCCCATTACAGATAAGGACACAGAAGTTTTATGAGGTAAAGAGGAACAGGAGGCGGGGCCAGGATTCAGAGCCAGTTCTTACTACCTTACACTACTCTGTCCTATCGATTCTCATATTGGAAACCATAGCTGACTGTTGTGGATATCTCAATGTGTTCCAAATCCAAACAGAAACATACAGAATAGTTTCTATAAATAATAAGCTGTATAAAAATAAGGGAATAAAACCATgttatatgggctggagagatagctcagcagttaagagtggtAGCTGTTCTTGCATACGACCTAGGGTTggatcacaactgcctgtaactccagtttcaggggatctgacagtcTCTAGCCTCCAAGGCCTCCTGCACGCATGtgctacacatgtgcacacatacaaaagcacatattctttttattttttatacacaTAGGTATTTTGCCTTTATGTAAATCTGtctatcacatgtgtgcctggtgcctgtggaggccagaagagggcatcagatcccctggaaccagagttacagacagttgtaaggtGCCACttgagtactgggaattgaacctgcatcttcagggagagcagccagtgctcttaaccacttagccatctttccagcccagccCATACagattttaatgttaattttaaacTCAGAAAAACAGGTATCCACAGGTATTTCAAAATAAGGGAAacacattatttttaatgattatatAGTATTTGCGTGTAAAGGTCAATCTCTATACAGTATAATTTAAAGGATCCCTAACGATAGCTATTTAGATGTTTTCTGAAACTCTGCCATTATTGGCACTATATTTCTGGGAGTGGAGAGAGGATAGGAATAGGCAGAGAAAATGCCAAAATGTCTCCCAGCACAGTGAAACATAATAACCATCTGTGGGGTGAAGCCACTATTAGCCAACAAGAAGGAGAAACCTCAGCCACTGTGCTGTCAAGGCAATCAAAACATTAAGCCTCTGGACTGGCAGCAATCTTGCAGATGTAAAATCTTACTCATGTTAAAACCATGACAggtatgaaatataaatgaagaaagctACAGCTTTTGCTCATCAGGAGGACCAACCAGCCCACAGAATAATTTCAAAGTTGACTGGTGAGGCAATATTGACAAGGTTGTCAGGTTTCCACTACTACCTATGGCTGTGACTGTCGATATCGaaacagaggaagggaagagagaatgggAAGGCCTGGCTGCTCAAGTTATTATATTAATACTTTATTAataatattcaataaatactTAATAATTAATACTTAAATTAATAAtactttaagttttaaaatttttattatattcctagtgtgggggtgggggataatgagtgtgtgtatttgaacGTGCCTTTGCCAGGGAGcagtatgtggaagtcagaggagctCATGGAGTTGGTTGGACCTGGAAACTAAAGTCAGGTAATCAGGTCAGCAGCACACACCTCTCCACGCAGAGCCAGCTGCCAGCTCCAACAGTGCTGCTTAAGTAGTGAGAAGGCCGGTGCTACTTGTGTGCAACGGTGACAGCCTTCCTGGCACAGTATCTTCCAGGACAAGCAGCTCTTGTCTGTGCAGAGCCACACTGCAGGACGGCTCTGTATGAGCAGGTGTGGTCCAGAAGATGAAGGCAACACTGCAGAGCTcctcacttgtctctgcctcttgccaAGTCCTGGGAGGGACCCCAGCAACGCACTCGCATGGCTGTGCTTGCAAAGCCTACGAAAGCTAGCTACTTTCACTCAGACCTCCACCTTCTTCCACTCCAAATTCTGCTCCTTGTGGCGAATGAGAAAACAGCAGAGACATTCAAGGGGTTCAACTAACTGGAAGTTGA
The Mus musculus strain C57BL/6J chromosome 8, GRCm38.p6 C57BL/6J genome window above contains:
- the Cmtm4 gene encoding CKLF-like MARVEL transmembrane domain-containing protein 4, with amino-acid sequence MRGGEELDGFEGEASSTSMISGASSPYQPTTEPVSQRRGLAGLRCDPDYLRGALGRLKVAQVILALIAFICIETIMECSPCEGLYFFEFVSCSAFVVTGVLLILFSLNLHMRIPQINWNLTDLVNTGLSTFFFFIASIVLAALNHKTGAEIAAVIFGFLATAAYAVSTFLAMQKWRVSVRQQSTNDYIRARTESRDVDSRPEIQRLDT